A segment of the Sphingobacteriales bacterium genome:
TATAATACAGCCAAAATTCAAAATATTTGGCAAAAGAAAATCTGGCAATTTTGGTGGAACTGAAACACCGAAGGGAAGTCGCGCGCTTCGGTGATGAAGAATTTGTGGGGGCGAGGTTTGCAACGGCGATACATCTACAGCAAACAAAACAATTTTATAACATCAAGATATGGTATGGCAAAGGCGCGTGCCCAACCGGCGCGGGCGCAAAAATCCCGGTTACTGTCAGCTACCGCTATCTGGGAGGGCTAAAACTAAGGAGCCATAAAGTACCCTACTACCTGCTGCAAATATTATCAAAACGAAACAGAAAACTTTCGCGATGAACCCTACAACGAACAAAATGCACTCCGTTTTAGACCCAACTCTATTTACTGTAGTGCTTCAGAGGTTTTATTATGGGTTTAATGCTGGCAAAAATTACGAGGTAGGGTGTTATTGGAAAAGCAACTGATGGTATTCGGAATGGTGCTTCAATCTAGAATCCAGCATTAAAGGTGTTGGAAATAGGTGCTATGCTCAACATCTATCCGCAAAATATACCGTGTGTTTGGTACAAGAAAATAATAAATATTCTCAAATTTGTACCTGCAATTCCTGTTTGGAAACTGAAGAAATAATATTTTTCATCTAAATACGTTGTTCTGTAGTAGAACTTTACGGTTGTTTCGTCTCCTACTCCACCGCGCGAGAACCGAATGGCTGCGTGTGAAATACCTAATGGCGAAGGCTATAAAATTACGCCAATTAGTGGATACCACCTTACTGTTAATGCAAGCGGCAACTGCCCAAATATGGGCGAATGTTGGGAGTGCCCCCGGAACTACTACTTTTATGATTTTTGGGGCAATGTATGCACGCGCAGTTGCTCCTTTGCTGCGCCGCCGCCACCTGAGGACCTCCTCCGTACTCGATGAACAAAGAGCCGCAAACGTGGCCCAAGCCGTTACAGCTGATGGGCGTAAAACATTGTGTTATCACTTCCGTCAACAGACGAACTCCCCGTATGGCGGCGTAAAAAAAATGGCGCTACCATTCGCGAAATCAAACGGCAGCCCACTCCACCTCGAAATTCCTCATTCCCGATTTCAAAGCAAATGGCAAGCCTCTACACCGTACGACGAACGCCCCGAAGTAGTGAGCCACAACATGGAAACCGGACGGCTCCTATCGCTTGAGTGGCCCGCAAGCTACGCCATGAGCGAAGTTTGGGAGCAAATACGTACGCAAAGATTACGGCTGTCGCGCACAAGTCCTGGGCATTATGCTGGGTATCGGCGAAACCTACGAAGAAGTATTGCAGGCAATGGACGACCGCTGAGCACGGCTGCGATGTTCTCACATTAGGACAATACCGCAACCAACAGCACAGCATTTGCCTATCCAAGGTTTATTCTACCCAGACTTATTTGCACAATAAAACAGTTGTTTTGGAAAAAGGATTCAATTTTGTGGAAAGCGGACTCTTAGTACGTTCTTCCTAACATAGCCGAGCGTCACTTGTAATTTCTACATCAAGCAAACAAATTTATTTTATCTGATTATCAGTATTTTAATCAATAACAAACAACAATAGCAGGGCGTTTTTCTATCATAAAAACGCCCTTGTTACTGTCATAGTATTGTTATATTTTACTTTAAAATTCTCATACTATATTTTTTTGCTTATTTGTAAAAGTTTCAATGCAAAAACAATAATTCCGCAATAACACGAAAAATTTTTAAACATAGAAAAGTTTTATCACTCTTATTAATAGGTTCTGTTTCGTTGGGAGCAGCCTTGTTGTATCAGGGTAGCACCGAAGCAACAGCACCCGCCGCAACACAAAAGAAATTTTCGCGCGGCATTAAAGGATATTATGAGTATTGGCATTCTTTGCAAGCCAATCAAACAACCGGCAAAGTGGATATAAAAGATGTGTTGCAGGCACGTCAGCAAGCCAATGCCATTTATGCTCAAAAAGCGGCTCTGTATTACAATGGGACTTTATGGGACCGGATAATGTAGGCGGTCGTACTCGCGCTTTGATTGTGGATAAAGATAATGCCAACAAACTCGTAGCCCGGCGGTGTGTCGGGTGGTTTGTGGCGTTCGGTTAATGCAGGTGCTAACTGGACTACAAATTACCTACGACCCCAATATGCAAATTATTGCTTGCATTGCTCAAGATGCCAGCGGTGATTATTATGCAGGTACGGGCGAAGGTTTTTATAATGGGTTTTATCAGGTGACGGTACGATGGGATTTCTTGAAACGGGATTTTAAAATCAACTGACGGTGCAAACAGTTTTTCGCGGGTGATTTCTACTTATCCTTCTGATGAGAACAATTCAAGTGAAGCTTGGGGTGATGTACGTGCCATAGCCGCCCACACCCTACTATTGACAATAAAATTTATGCAGTATTGAGTACAGGTTTACGTATGAGCAGTGATGGCGGCTCTACTTGGACAAATGTGCAAAATGGTGCAGGATATGATGTAGTTGCCGGCAGCGATGGTGTGATACACGCCATTATTGGCAATGCCTACTATCGTTCCGACAGCAACGGCGATAATTTCCAATCTGTTGCCAATTTTTCAGGTGCTCGCTAAGCGTTTGGCAGTGTGCGAAAGCCAACCCAATATGGTATATATGGTATCTGTTTCGGGCGGCGGCGGTTGCCTGAATGAAGTACAACGCTCCACTGACGGAGGCTCTACTTGGACTAAAATCGGCGAAGGAACTGAAAGTTTTGAACCGATGGGCAATACCGCACAATGTCAGGGCGATTATGATTTGGCTTTGCCGCTCACCCTACCGATGGCAACCGTATTTTCTTGGCGGGTGTTACGCTGTGGAGCTACTCTACGTCTGACGGCTGGAGACAAATTGATAATTTGGATGAAGACCCTCTAACCCCCGCTATATACATGTCGACAAGCATCATATTACCTTCCCGAAAGGAAACGGCAAAATTATGTATGTAGCCAGCGATGGAGGTATCAGCAAAACTACCCACGCCGACGAAATTTATCCCGATTTTTATAATGTAAATAAAGGGTATAATATCACACAATTTTACTCCGTAGCTGCCGGACACGATGGTAAAGTAATGGGAGGCACGCAAGACAACGGTACTAACCTCACTACTTTTGGAGTAAATTCCATCAAATCTACTACCGAAGTGAATGGCGGTGATGGAGGTTATGCTGAAGTATCCAACATTAAACCCAATATCTTATTTGCAGGAAATCCCGAAGGAGCTTTGTATCGCAGCAGCAATGGCGGCGATGGTTTTGCTAAGTTTTTTGATGAAAACATAGACTGTAAACCGCTCAATGCTGATGGCGGTTGCTCTGGAGACGGCGTAATGGATAATGGCGGAGGTTTCGTAACACCTTTTGTATTGTGGGAAGACGAAATGCTGTATTACACCATTGCCAATTATCAGCCTAATGCCGATAACCCGCTTCCTCACAGTATCACTTATAACAATCAAACTTTCACCATTACTTCCAATAATGGTTTGCGTGTAATTACAGGTTTGGCAGTAGATCCGCAAGATGATGCGCGTGTGGCAATTACTGCCGGTAATTATGGCAATAATAAATATGTAATTCTTTCTACCAATGCCACCTCTACCAACCCTACTTTTGCCAGTGTTCAATCTAATTTACCGTTTATGCCGGTATATGATGTGGTGATAGATGACGGAACTTCAGGGCAAAATGCACTCATCGTGGCTTCGGAATTGGGAGTGTGGTACTACGACCCTGCTGCTCAAAACTGGTCGCCGCAAACCGAAGAACTCGGTATCGGTCCGGTGGTGCGGATACGTCAGGAAAGTATGGCTCGTTGCAATGCGGGCTACCTCGCCGACTTACAGTTGAAATGTAAAGTTATCTACATCGGTACACACGGACGCGGTATGTATCGCAGTACATCTTTGGCAAATCCTTTCTGCACGCAAGCGGCAGGGTCTTGCGTATTTGATTTACCTTCTTTCAACCCGACAACCGGTATTGAAGAAGATACTCAATCTGTAGCTGCTATTCAATTATTCCCCAATCGGTACGCGATATGGCTACACTGAAATTTACTTTGCAGGAAAACAGCCGCGTGCGTGTCAATATTTATGACATCAACGGAAAATTGGTGCAACAAGTGAGTAATGCGATGACAGCAGCAGGTACACATCAGGTAGAAATTCCTGCTTCTCATTTGCCGGCGGGTAATTATTTTGTGCAACTCCAAACAGATAATTCTGCATCTACTCTTAAAATGACCGTAGTACGTTAATTTTTTTGAGTCTTATTGTTATCTTATAAAAGAACGCACTTACCAATGATGTAAGTGCGTTCTTTTTTTTATCGGATAAAAAATAATTATTAAAATCATCATAAGGAACTGATTATTTGACAAATAATCAAACAAAAGTTTTTTTAAGCATATTTAAGGAATAAAATATGTTCATTATTAAAAAATAAATTTACTTTGTACTTCCTGAATTTAACTATAAAAATATGAACCGAATTTTATTTGCAATTTTGGCAATGGGTATTACATCTTTTGCCACCCAAGCGCAGCAGAGTACAGCTATGCGTGTATATGAAATTGTGCAGGCAAAATGTACTAATGCAGGCTGTCACAATACAACAGATAAGGCGGGCAATTTGGATTTACAGGGCGACTCGCCGACCGCAGTGTACAACAATGTTTATAATAAAGACCCTGATAATTACACCGCAAAAAGCAAGTATAACAAACTTGTTTATCCGGGCGACCCCTATCGCAGCTATTTGTTTCGCAAAGTAGCTGCCGGCACTGAAGCCACCATTCAACTACACGAAAATGAAGGCTCGGCAATGCCGATGGGCTATCCGAGTGCAGCACTCACAGCTGTTGAGCGCGAAATTATTCGCCAGTGGATATTGTTCGGTGCACCCGCCGAAGGTACTGTCGTTGATGAAACTTTATTGGAAAATTTTTATAGTGGTGGCGGCTATTGGGCAAACGACCCTCAAAATCCACCACCTGCTCCAGACCCTTCCGAAGGTTTTCAGGTGCGCCTCGGTCCTATCTTTTTACCACCCAGCACCAGTACAGGTATCCGAAACAGAGTATTTTTCTAAATATCAATTAGATATACCCGGCTACTGAAGTCAATCGTATTGATTATAATATCGGCAGTTCGCACCATTACATTATCTACAAATTTGACCAGCCCTCCGATGCTGACGATGTACCCTACGGATTTCGTAAAGGCAGTGGCGGCTTGGGAGGTTTTGTACTTACTTCACAATCGTCGGGCAGCACCAAACTTCCCGAAGGAACGGCTTTTCGCTGGTACGATAATATGTGGCTCGATTTAAACACACACGTTGTAAATTATTCTCAAAGTCTCTCAATGGCTACCGATGTATATATGAATATTTATACACAAACTACCGGCACATCGGCGCAGGAAATGTACTCTCAATTATTACCCAATCCTTTGTTGTTTATTCCCTCCAGCGGACAGGAGCATGTGGTCGAAACACCTTTTTCATATAATATAAATCAACAGTTGTATTTGTGGGCAATCAGCAGCCATACCCACAAACGCGGCAAAGGATTTGAAATTTGGCTGCGCAATGCCGACGGCAGCAAAGGAGATAAAATATTTGATGCAAAAAAATACAACGGTGTTCCCGAATGTGAAGATATAGAGTACGATTATCAACACCCGCCTGTTCGTATTTTCAGCCCGTTTTTACCGATGACCATTAAAAATGGTATTATCCATAAAGCTACTTACTTAAATGATTCGGGCAACACCGTCACTTGGGGAGATACTACCGAAGATGAAATGATGATTACCTCTGTTTTATTTACTTTGGGTACTTCGGGTATTACAATGCCGCAAGCCAGTGTCTGTTTGTCGGACGAAGAACAAGTCGGCTTTGAAGACCAAAATCCGATAACAACTGCTTTGCAGGCACAAGTATCGCCCAATCCGTTCAACGACTATGCGCTGCTCCATATCAGCGGTGCTGCACTCGGAACGCTGCGTTTGGATATATTCAATATTTTAGGCGAGCAGGTGTCCACGCAAGCGGTTCAGGTAGCCGCCGATGGCAAGGTGTCGGTAACAATGCCTCCTACTTTACAAACGGGTATCTATACTTATCGCCTACAGGATAAAGAAGGAAAAACAAGCGGCGGTAAATTTATGGTACAATAAAAAATCCTATTTTAGCGTAAAAAAATAAGCGAAAGGCGGTTTTCATCATAGAAAACCGCCTTTTTTATAGGTGCAAGAAATACAAAATATATAACTTCGCTGTCGGTTTATAGGTAGAACGTATGCTTAAAATTATTTTAAAAAACGGAAAAGAACGCTCTTTACTGAATTTTCACCCTTGGCTCTTTTCGGGAGCTATTGCCAAAATTATCGGCACAGCCGAAGAAGGAGCAATAGCACAGGTCTTTGATGCTCAACAACAGCCGCTCGCCATCGGACATTTTTATCCGAAAGGCAGCATTGCGGTGCGTCTGTTTCATTTCGGCAGCGATGTTCCCCGCTTAGATACCGATTTTTGGGCGCAAAAAATCCGGCGGGCTTTTGAGTTGCGCCGCACTTTGGGCTTGGCAGATAGCAGCCACACCACCGCCTACCGCCTCATTCATGCCGAAGGCGACAATTTGCCCGGCTTGATTGTGGACATCTACGGCGATACTGCTGTACTACAGATTCAGACTTCGGGTATGGAACGCATCAAAAACGAAATTGCAGCGGCTTTGGTGCTGGTGTTGGATACTCGCTTGCAGCGTATCTACGACAAAGAAAATGGTATTTATCTTTGGCA
Coding sequences within it:
- a CDS encoding T9SS type A sorting domain-containing protein, whose amino-acid sequence is MGGFVLTSQSSGSTKLPEGTAFRWYDNMWLDLNTHVVNYSQSLSMATDVYMNIYTQTTGTSAQEMYSQLLPNPLLFIPSSGQEHVVETPFSYNINQQLYLWAISSHTHKRGKGFEIWLRNADGSKGDKIFDAKKYNGVPECEDIEYDYQHPPVRIFSPFLPMTIKNGIIHKATYLNDSGNTVTWGDTTEDEMMITSVLFTLGTSGITMPQASVCLSDEEQVGFEDQNPITTALQAQVSPNPFNDYALLHISGAALGTLRLDIFNILGEQVSTQAVQVAADGKVSVTMPPTLQTGIYTYRLQDKEGKTSGGKFMVQ
- a CDS encoding T9SS type A sorting domain-containing protein; the encoded protein is MATLKFTLQENSRVRVNIYDINGKLVQQVSNAMTAAGTHQVEIPASHLPAGNYFVQLQTDNSASTLKMTVVR